In a genomic window of Cyanobacterium sp. HL-69:
- a CDS encoding toxin-antitoxin system Phd family antidote component: MKNIVNIHEAKTQLSKLLSRVEKGEKIIIANRGKPVAFLSPYIESSPNQRTPGRLKGKFTVPESFYRCDEEIIKLFEGE; the protein is encoded by the coding sequence ATGAAGAATATAGTCAATATACACGAAGCAAAAACACAACTTTCCAAACTCTTGTCTAGGGTTGAGAAAGGAGAAAAAATAATTATTGCTAATCGAGGAAAACCAGTAGCTTTTTTAAGCCCTTATATAGAATCATCCCCAAATCAACGTACCCCCGGAAGATTAAAAGGGAAATTTACCGTGCCTGAAAGTTTTTATCGATGCGATGAAGAAATTATCAAGTTATTTGAAGGGGAATAA
- a CDS encoding toxin-antitoxin system Pin family toxin component gives MKILLDSHCWLWWLFEPEKLSKIAIETISSSQNELYLSVASIWEMGIKFKLGKLNLPVSPEILIPQQMQIDNIFPLFISVDHAITASTLPLYHKDPFDRMLIGQSQLESMIIITNDSVFSSYDVDILW, from the coding sequence TTGAAAATATTATTAGATAGTCATTGCTGGTTATGGTGGTTATTTGAACCTGAAAAATTGAGTAAAATTGCCATAGAGACAATAAGTAGTAGTCAAAATGAATTATATTTGTCTGTAGCGAGTATTTGGGAAATGGGAATTAAGTTTAAGTTGGGTAAGTTAAATTTGCCTGTATCTCCAGAGATTTTAATTCCTCAACAAATGCAAATTGATAATATTTTTCCTTTATTTATTTCAGTTGATCATGCTATTACAGCATCTACTTTACCTTTGTATCATAAAGATCCTTTTGATCGAATGTTAATCGGACAAAGTCAATTAGAATCCATGATAATCATAACTAATGATTCTGTTTTTAGTTCTTATGATGTTGATATTCTGTGGTAA
- the iscS-2 gene encoding cysteine desulfurase, with the protein MSNPIYLDYHSTTPVDRRLIDVIYDSMIDNFGNPSSIDHLWGDRSSTAIKKAKQQIADLIQCHPQEIIFTSGATESINTVIQGLTPPHHFIVSPLEHKAIIDTCEAMVKRGFAQITWLKVDTKGRIDLEYLEKVCSQGASLLCVMAANNEIGNIYPIQEIGKIAQKYHIPFLCDGSQAVGKIPLNFEDWGITFLTISGHKLYAPKGIGALIIKQGFSIKPLIYGGGHQNGMRSGTLNVSGIVGLGEACYLRQSEMTEDERAIALKRNQLQSLLQAQIPSLIVNGDTDNRLAGNLHISIPDVPNSAMIARVRDKLAISTGSACTSETFAPSHVLRAINLEDELIESALRIGIGKFTTHEEIEKSATILINTINQICLVN; encoded by the coding sequence ATGTCTAATCCTATCTACCTAGATTATCACTCCACTACCCCAGTCGATCGCCGCTTAATCGATGTAATATATGACTCGATGATCGATAATTTTGGTAATCCTAGTAGTATAGATCATCTATGGGGAGATCGCTCCTCAACCGCCATCAAAAAAGCAAAACAACAAATAGCTGACTTAATTCAGTGTCATCCCCAAGAAATCATCTTCACCTCTGGGGCAACAGAAAGCATTAATACCGTCATCCAAGGATTAACACCTCCTCACCATTTCATCGTCTCACCCCTCGAACATAAAGCCATCATTGATACCTGCGAAGCCATGGTAAAACGAGGATTCGCCCAGATAACTTGGTTGAAAGTAGATACTAAAGGGAGAATTGACCTAGAATATCTTGAAAAAGTATGTAGCCAAGGCGCATCCTTACTCTGTGTCATGGCGGCAAACAACGAAATTGGTAACATTTACCCCATCCAAGAAATTGGTAAAATTGCCCAAAAATATCATATCCCTTTCTTATGTGATGGCTCTCAGGCAGTGGGTAAAATTCCTCTCAACTTTGAAGATTGGGGTATTACCTTCTTAACCATTTCTGGACATAAATTATACGCCCCGAAAGGTATAGGTGCATTAATTATCAAACAAGGATTTTCCATCAAACCCCTAATTTATGGAGGAGGACATCAAAACGGAATGCGCTCAGGTACACTCAATGTATCGGGAATAGTAGGTTTAGGAGAGGCTTGTTATCTCAGACAATCAGAAATGACAGAAGATGAAAGGGCGATCGCCCTTAAACGAAATCAACTACAATCATTATTACAAGCCCAAATCCCCTCATTAATCGTCAACGGTGATACAGATAACCGCCTCGCAGGAAACCTCCATATATCTATCCCCGATGTTCCCAATAGTGCCATGATTGCTAGGGTAAGAGATAAACTAGCCATCTCCACAGGCTCAGCTTGTACCTCAGAAACCTTTGCCCCGTCCCACGTATTGAGGGCAATAAACCTAGAAGATGAATTGATAGAAAGCGCATTGAGAATTGGCATTGGCAAATTTACCACCCATGAAGAAATAGAAAAAAGTGCAACTATCCTCATCAATACCATCAATCAAATTTGTTTAGTAAATTAA
- a CDS encoding Resolvase: MKIAIYCRVSTSDQSCSRQERDLLDYAHQAGYEVVGIWKETVSGVKSQHQERNKVMELAQHRQIRGILVTELTRWGRSTLDLIYTLQDLSHWGVSLIAQTGIQFDLDTPQGKLIASIMASIAEFERDLVRERVRSGLADAKAKGKILGRRPGQRIKSDRLAPQVLKMVAQGYSYRSIAEKLHLSKTTVCVIIKRHRSLMNVEQF; this comes from the coding sequence ATGAAAATTGCGATTTATTGTCGAGTTTCTACTTCTGATCAGTCTTGTTCTCGTCAAGAGCGAGATTTACTTGACTATGCTCACCAAGCAGGTTATGAGGTGGTAGGGATTTGGAAGGAAACGGTTTCTGGGGTTAAAAGTCAGCATCAAGAAAGAAATAAGGTGATGGAATTAGCTCAACATCGTCAGATTAGGGGAATTTTGGTGACAGAATTAACTCGTTGGGGTCGTAGCACTTTAGATTTAATTTATACTTTACAGGATTTGAGTCATTGGGGAGTTTCTTTAATTGCTCAAACGGGTATTCAGTTTGATTTGGATACTCCTCAAGGAAAGTTAATTGCTTCAATTATGGCTTCCATTGCTGAGTTTGAAAGAGATTTAGTACGAGAAAGGGTGCGTTCGGGATTGGCCGATGCTAAAGCTAAGGGGAAAATCTTAGGTCGAAGACCTGGACAACGAATTAAGTCTGATCGTCTTGCCCCTCAAGTTTTAAAGATGGTTGCACAGGGCTATTCTTATCGTTCTATTGCCGAAAAACTACATCTGAGTAAGACTACTGTTTGTGTGATTATTAAGCGCCATCGCTCCTTGATGAATGTGGAGCAATTTTAA